The genomic DNA GCCAAAAGTTCCAAAGCATTGGGTCCATTTTTTTCTTCCCATCTTTACCTTTAAAGATCAGATCCACATGTTGTACGAAATCATATGCTTTTGGAGTCATTCCCCATCTGAAATCCAGAAGCCAGGAATCCAAAGCGAACTCTACTCTCATATGATTGTATTGTGCCTTGGAACTGATCTGTTTGTCCGGACTATAATAATCGCCGGAGATAAAAAAGATATAAGGGTGAGTGACGATATCCACAGCACAGTGAATGATATAACCTAAAGTGAATGCTAAAAAACGATCTCTGTAAATTCCCTCTTCAACAGTGAGGACTCCGTCCAAAAAATTCAGGATCAATTCTAAAACGTTTTCGTGATGGCTTAGATCTCCCCAAGGGAGCGCCTTTTTGGTCCGAACAGGAGAAAGAACATGATAAAAATAAAAAATATCGGGAGCGATCGCACCTATATTGGCAAACTTACGAGTACCTTCTTCTCTTAAAAGTTTTGCGATCTTTCTTTGTTCTACAGTTCCGTGATCCAGATGTTTGCAGACTTGGGAGAGAGCTTCGAGATGAGTGATTTTGCCTGCCATATCGGAATTTTGCCTTTGAAAAAACCCGGACCGCTCTAAAAGATGGCCTAGAACTATCTAGAAAACCCTCTAACCCTATGCAATCAATAGAAAATCTTAAATTTTTGACCCCTGAAGAAGCAAGAAAAATCGCAACAAATTTCGGAACTCCACTTTTTGTGTACTCTCGCAAAGGGATCGAGAAAAGTTGCGATGACGCACTCGCATTCCCTAACGCTTTCGGTCTGACCGTTCGATTTGCAATGAAAGCCAATCCAGGACGCACAGTTCTCGAAATATTAAAGAAGAAGGGCATACATATCGACGCATCTTCCGAACATGAAGTGAAACGTGCGATACTTGCAGGATTCAAACCTTCCGATATTCTGCTCACTTCCCAACAATTGGCAAGATCCTTGAAGGATTTGATTCCCCAAGGAGTACAATTCAACGCATGTTCGCTCAGGCAGCTGGAAGAATTCGGAAAATTATTTCCAGGAAAAGAAGTAAGCGTGCGTTTTAATCCTGGCTTGGGTTCCGGAGCCACAAAGAAGACGGATGTAGGAGGTAAAACATCCTCCTTCGGTATCTGGCATGAAGAGATTGGAAAAGTAAAAGAGATCGTTTCCAAATACGGACTCAAACTTGTCCGAGTTCATACTCACATCGGTTCAGGTTCCGATCCGGAAGTTTGGAAGGCCGTTGCACATTATACCTTAGAGATCGCAGCTCAATTTCCGGATTGTAAGACTGTGAACTTAGGCGGAGGTTTCAAAGTTGGAAGAATGATCGGTGAAAAAACGACCGATCCGCAGTCGATTGGAGTACCGGTAAAGGAACTCTTTGAAAATTATGCCAAAGAAAAAGGAATCCAACTCAAAATGGAAATAGAGCCCGGTTCCTTCTTAATGGTGAATAACGGAGCAATCCTGACTCAGGTGGATGATATTGTCTACACTGGAGAGGGCGGATATACTTTCGTAAAACTTGATATGGGGATGGACGTGAATACACGACCTGCTTTATATGCGGCAAAACATCCATTGATAGTCATTCCACAAAAAGAAAAGTCAGAACAAAAGACAGGGGACTTTGTATATGTGGGACATTGCTGCGAGAGTGGGGACTTGATCACACAGGAAGAAGGAGGTGGGCCTCAACTTAGGACCACACAGATTCCTGAGGTCGGAGACTTAGTGGTGATGGAAGGAACGGGGGCTTATTGTTCTTCTATGTCCACGAAGAATTATAATTCTTATCCGGAAACTTCTGAGGTATTGATCGATACTGATGGAACGACCAAACTTGTAAGACAAAGACAAACTCTGGAACAAATCCTACAAAATGAACTCTTGGTTTCCCTCGGGTAATATCTATCTACTACTTCTTTCGGGAGGAACTGGTTCCCGAATGCGGTCGGATATTCCGAAACAATTTTTAGAATTAAACGGTAAATCGATCTTACTCCATAGTCTGGAGATTTTTTTAGACTGGGGCAAAACTAAAAGTATAGTACTAGTATCTCATAAAGATTATATTCTGAACTCGGAAACACTTTGTTCTCCCCTTCTTAGGGAAAGAGATAGAATCGTAGAAGGCGGAGACACTAGACACGGATCCACGTTAGCCGGGATTCATAGTATCCAATTTTCTGCAAATGATATCATATTGATCCATGATGCCGCGAGACCGTTTGTTTCTCCTGACGATTTGGACAGATTATCTAGTGCGACGGAAAAATTCGGAGTGGCCACTCTTGCCTCAAGAAATCACGAAACAGTTTTGGAAGAAGAGAACAACAGTCTGAAATTTTTAAACCGAGAGAAGATCTGGTTTATGAAAACTCCCCAAGGGATTCGGGGAGATATCCTGAAAAAGATCTTAGAAAAACAATCCACAACCGAACCGACAGATCTATGTACATGGGCTCAAGGTGAGGGTATCGTTTCTAGACTAGTGGAATCCAATCCATACAATCTAAAAATTACCGAAAAGTCGGACCTGGCGTTAGCAGAAGCGATTTTGCCATTGTTTCAAAATTGGAAAAATGAAATAATCTAACATTTTTGCGCTTTGTCTAAAGAGTGGACTGAAAAATGCTTGCATTTTGCAAGTTGAATAGAGTCAAATTACTTGTAAAATGCAAGTAAAACTTTGGACAAAAAGATGAAACAAACAATTTTAGTAACGGGCGCTTCTTCCGGGATCGGATTGCTGATCGCAAAAACGCTGCACGAAAACGGTCATACTGTGATCGGGACAAGTCGTAACCCCAAAAAGTCCCAATCGGAAGTTCCATTCAAATTATTACCGTTGGATATCTCAGATGACAATTCCATTGGTTCCTTCGGTAAATTATTATTCGGTGAAATAGATCGGTTAGATGTGTTGATCAATAACGCCGGCTATTTAGTAAAGGGACTGGCGGAAGAAACCTCTATAGAACTCGGAAGACAACAATTAGAAACGAACTTTTGGGGTACCGTTAAGTTTACGAATGAATTGCTGCCTTACTTCAGAAAGCAAAGATCCGGAAAAATAATTACTATCGGTTCTTTTCTAGGTTTGATCAGTCTTCCGAACGTTTCTTATTATTCAGCTTCAAAGCATGCATTAGAAGGATATTTCAAATCGTTACGATTCGAACTAAATCAATTTAATATCAAAGTTAGTGTGGTCGAGCCAATGGCTTTCAAAACGAATATAGGCGACAATTCGATTTCGGCAAAAGGGACAATAAGAGAATACGATTCTTTTCGTCAGAAGATTGTAGAGTTTACAAAAAGAGAATTTGATAATGCGCCCGGCCCCGAGCCGGTCGTAAATACGATACTGAAGATTGTGAATGAAAAAACACCCAAATTCAGTTATCCCGTCGGAAAAGGTGCATCTCTTTTCCTAACATTACAACGATTCGCTTATAATACTTTTGAAGGGGCTATTCTAAAAAAAGTAAATCAAGTCTGAAACTAAAATGATCTGCTGGGACGATCAAGTTAGGGTCTTTTCCAATTCTTTGGTCATTGCTTTAATGAATCCCAGCTTATCCTTTTTTACTTCTTTTAACATTGCCTTCCTATCTGCAGGTATGTCTGAATATTTTTCAGCCCATAAATTGATTTCGAGCAGAATGGGAAGTAGATCGATCCCTTTTCTAGTAAGCTTATATAACACTTTTGCTTTGCTATCAGGATGATCGTGTTTTTCGATAATTTTATTTTCTTCCAGAGTCAATAATCTAGAAGCTAAAATGTTGGTTGCGATTCCTTCTTTAGATTTTAGGAAATCGCCGTAGGTGCATTCTTTTGCAAACATCAGATCTCTTATAATTAATAAGGACCATTTATCTCCCCAAATATCTAGAGAGCAGCTTATTGGACAATCCGACCTTTTTTTACCGTTCGTCATACATTTTACCTGATTCACTCTGATCAATCACTTGCATATTGCAAGAAGATATAGGAATTTGAAATTTTAAAATAAGAAGTGGACTCGCCCGCTGCACAGTCTCGCATCCTGCTCGACTCGGTTCCGCGGCGTGCTTCGTCGGCCTCAGGATGTACTTTATTAGAATGTTTGATTGTTGGGGAGAGGAAAGTTTTTGCGAGTGGAGGGACTCGAACCCCCACACATTACTGCACCAGAACCTAAATCTGGCGTGTCTACCAATTTCACCACACTCGCGACGGGTTACGAAAGTCAGTTTTTCAGTCGATGCCGGGAAGTCAAGGATATTGCATTAGCACCCGCGAAGGATCGAGCCGGGGTCACAAAAATCGCGAATGCGATTTTTTGACCGGAGGTGAGAGCCTGGTCCGAAGGACGCGGCCGGACCCTTACCACTCTGAATATACAATCTTGATTTTCAGGATCCGATTCCAAGTCTGGTGAACTGCATATAAATAGCCGTTACTTGCTACTGTGAGTTTCGCCCCCACGATCGGATAGTATACATTCGGAATAGAAGGGAGTTCTACTTGTAGGGTCGCCCTTTGTTGCAGAGAAGAATTGTATCCGCGAATCGTTCCTTGGTACATATCCGAGATGATCACATTACCGAAGGAGTCAATCGCGATAGCATAAGGTTTTTCTCCTGTACCAGTGCTGCCTGTGTGAAAAAGACCATTGAGATAAGTTCCATCCGGAGCCCAAATGGAAAGAACAGGATCATGTACTGAATCCACTACTAATAAATTTCCGTTAGTAGGATCGATTGCTATGTCTTTTGCAATATCAAAAGCCCCTATATCATTTCCGTGGAAGGTTCCTCTAAAATAACTCACACCGGCTAATGGAGTATGCCAGCCCTTCACATCATTTGTATCTTTTCCGAGCCAACCTTCGTATGTTCCTGATTGGTCGTAGCGATTCACATAATACAGCACTTCTTCTGCAGCATAGATCTTATTTCCATAAAAAGAAATGGCACCGAATGTATTCATGGCACCGTCATCTTGAGTAGCATTAGGATTTCCTTGTGGCTGGCCAGTCGTATGCCAACCAATTGTGTTGTCGCTGGCTTTTCCCAACCATGCTTCGAAATTTAAAGAAGAATCAAAACGTTGGATCCTATAAGCGTCTGAAACATATAAACGATCTTGGGCATCCGTTGCAAGCCCACCTATGATGGTAAATTCTTCCGGGTTTAATCCGAAAGCAGCGACCGCATTTGTAGGAGCAGAATGAAAACCGGTACTGCCAGTCGTATCTAATCCAAGCCATCCTAAAAATTTACCAGAAGGATCGAACTTCAAAACTCTAGAGCGAGTAGTAGTTACGTATAAAGGGCATCCTCCAGTATAGTCATGTTGTACGTCACAGGTCCAAGATTTTTCCGCTACATATACATTGTCTTTGCTATCTACTGCGATCGCATACGGATTATCAAAATTATATTCTATGGTGGAAACGATACGGAATCCTTTTGCAACCATAGGCGGAAGAAGTAAGGCTTCCATTTTTAGAATGTTTGGGTCTAACGAGGAATTATTTGGGGCACAAGATATAAAAGATCCCAAGAAGAGTAGGATCACCGAGAAAAATCTAGGGCCGACGGTCTCCATCGGTTTAATAACAATCGAAAATCGGGATTTTGTCCTAAAAGTTTATTCGATGGCCCGATTTCCGAAATTTTTTATATAAATCGGAAAAAACTTTTTTCCAGATTTTATTGAACCACAAGCCTTTTGGATTGTTCCGAAAGTTCTTCCAAGCTGGATCTCATTCTATTGGAACCTTCTGAAATAATATTCGAAGATTGTTCAATGGAAGAAAGAGCCTGGACCACTTCTTTGGTTCCATTCTTCTG from Leptospira hartskeerlii includes the following:
- a CDS encoding zinc dependent phospholipase C family protein, with amino-acid sequence MAGKITHLEALSQVCKHLDHGTVEQRKIAKLLREEGTRKFANIGAIAPDIFYFYHVLSPVRTKKALPWGDLSHHENVLELILNFLDGVLTVEEGIYRDRFLAFTLGYIIHCAVDIVTHPYIFFISGDYYSPDKQISSKAQYNHMRVEFALDSWLLDFRWGMTPKAYDFVQHVDLIFKGKDGKKKMDPMLWNFWLKGLKATFPKEFKEKYIGSEEKIIPGDILNESFLGYLYFHRYLDSRSKIVRAALSFLDKITMHKVNSSVLMLPLKEHIDKRIMNEEKREWSYPADPNLIRNDSFVELINKACEAAKDAVTNAWGYVHDKTSRSSMIKEYQGYNLDTGLRFHGIDKMRQFSPL
- a CDS encoding diaminopimelate decarboxylase, which codes for MQSIENLKFLTPEEARKIATNFGTPLFVYSRKGIEKSCDDALAFPNAFGLTVRFAMKANPGRTVLEILKKKGIHIDASSEHEVKRAILAGFKPSDILLTSQQLARSLKDLIPQGVQFNACSLRQLEEFGKLFPGKEVSVRFNPGLGSGATKKTDVGGKTSSFGIWHEEIGKVKEIVSKYGLKLVRVHTHIGSGSDPEVWKAVAHYTLEIAAQFPDCKTVNLGGGFKVGRMIGEKTTDPQSIGVPVKELFENYAKEKGIQLKMEIEPGSFLMVNNGAILTQVDDIVYTGEGGYTFVKLDMGMDVNTRPALYAAKHPLIVIPQKEKSEQKTGDFVYVGHCCESGDLITQEEGGGPQLRTTQIPEVGDLVVMEGTGAYCSSMSTKNYNSYPETSEVLIDTDGTTKLVRQRQTLEQILQNELLVSLG
- a CDS encoding IspD/TarI family cytidylyltransferase — protein: MNSWFPSGNIYLLLLSGGTGSRMRSDIPKQFLELNGKSILLHSLEIFLDWGKTKSIVLVSHKDYILNSETLCSPLLRERDRIVEGGDTRHGSTLAGIHSIQFSANDIILIHDAARPFVSPDDLDRLSSATEKFGVATLASRNHETVLEEENNSLKFLNREKIWFMKTPQGIRGDILKKILEKQSTTEPTDLCTWAQGEGIVSRLVESNPYNLKITEKSDLALAEAILPLFQNWKNEII
- a CDS encoding SDR family NAD(P)-dependent oxidoreductase, which translates into the protein MKQTILVTGASSGIGLLIAKTLHENGHTVIGTSRNPKKSQSEVPFKLLPLDISDDNSIGSFGKLLFGEIDRLDVLINNAGYLVKGLAEETSIELGRQQLETNFWGTVKFTNELLPYFRKQRSGKIITIGSFLGLISLPNVSYYSASKHALEGYFKSLRFELNQFNIKVSVVEPMAFKTNIGDNSISAKGTIREYDSFRQKIVEFTKREFDNAPGPEPVVNTILKIVNEKTPKFSYPVGKGASLFLTLQRFAYNTFEGAILKKVNQV
- a CDS encoding winged helix-turn-helix transcriptional regulator; the protein is MTNGKKRSDCPISCSLDIWGDKWSLLIIRDLMFAKECTYGDFLKSKEGIATNILASRLLTLEENKIIEKHDHPDSKAKVLYKLTRKGIDLLPILLEINLWAEKYSDIPADRKAMLKEVKKDKLGFIKAMTKELEKTLT
- a CDS encoding NHL repeat-containing protein — translated: MEALLLPPMVAKGFRIVSTIEYNFDNPYAIAVDSKDNVYVAEKSWTCDVQHDYTGGCPLYVTTTRSRVLKFDPSGKFLGWLGLDTTGSTGFHSAPTNAVAAFGLNPEEFTIIGGLATDAQDRLYVSDAYRIQRFDSSLNFEAWLGKASDNTIGWHTTGQPQGNPNATQDDGAMNTFGAISFYGNKIYAAEEVLYYVNRYDQSGTYEGWLGKDTNDVKGWHTPLAGVSYFRGTFHGNDIGAFDIAKDIAIDPTNGNLLVVDSVHDPVLSIWAPDGTYLNGLFHTGSTGTGEKPYAIAIDSFGNVIISDMYQGTIRGYNSSLQQRATLQVELPSIPNVYYPIVGAKLTVASNGYLYAVHQTWNRILKIKIVYSEW